CATGGAAATGATGCAGTTCCACCCGACCTGCCTCTACAATCTCGACGTCAAGAATTTCCTGATTACCGAGGCGGTGCGCGGCGAGGGCGGCCATTTGCTCATCCCCGAAACCGGCTATCGCTTCATGCCCGATTTCGATGACCGGCTGGAACTGGCACCGCGCGACGTGGTGGCGCGCGCGATCGATCATGAGATCAAGCGCCTCGGGCTCGACTATGTCCATCTCGACATCAGCCACAAAGGCGAGGCGTTTATTCGCGAACATTTCCCCAACATCTACGAGAAGCTGATGGGGCTGGGGATCGACATGACCAAGGAGCCGATCCCGGTCGTGCCCGCGCAGCATTATACGTGCGGTGGGATCGTGATCGATCTCGACGGGCGGACCGATCTGCCCGGCTTGTATGCGGCGGGCGAATGCAGCGAAAGCGGCTTGCACGGTGCCAATCGCCTCGCGTCCAATTCGCTGCTCGAATGCTTCGTCTTCGGCGAGGCGTGTGCCGCGCACATCACCGAGCATTGGGATGATCTCGCGGTCCCGCCGGCGATCCGCCCGTGGGACGAAAGCCGCGTCGAGGATTCGGACGAAGAGGTCGTGATCAAGCAGAATTGGACCGAAATCCGCCGTTTCATGTGGAATTATGTGGGCATCGTGCGCACCACCAAACGACTGGAGCGCGCGCAGCACCGCATCCGCCTGCTGACCGAGGAAGTGAACGACTATTACGGCCATTTCCGCGTGACCCCCGATCTGATCGAGCTGCGCAATCTGCTCCAGACCGCCGAGTTGATCGTCCGCTCGGCGCTGGCGCGGCATGAATCGCGCGGGCTGCATTATACGCTCGATTATCCCGACCTGCTGCCCGAGGCGCGCGATACCGTTCTGGTCCCGTAAAAGCGCGCGTTAGTTCAACGGCATAGCCGAGACTTCCCAAAAGGATCGACTTGGCCTGTCTGTCCGTCGCCTCGTCGCAGCGGTGCGCGTGAAGGTCTTCTCAACCCCCTTCTGCTCCTATCATGAGAATCCTTGGGGTTCGCGGGAGGCGGGACAAGTAGCGGTGACACACATCCTTCGATCTCGAATGTTCCGCACGATCGCGGTGGTCTCGCTCAGCGTCGTGCTCGCCGCTTGCGTTCGCGATGCCGGGCCGCAGGTCGCGCGGGTCGCACCGCCGCCCTCCGCGCCCATCCCCGTGCGCGCGCCGACGCCGCCTGCACCCCGCTCGGTTACGGCCCCGGCCGCACTCGCCGCCAGCGTCGCGTCGCTGGTGCGCGGGTTCGACGGCCGCGTCGGCGTTGCCGTGCGCAGCATCGATCAGGGCTGGACCGTCGACAGCAATGGCGATCTCCGCTTGCCACAGCAGAGTGTGAGCAAATTGTGGGTCGCCATGACCGTGCTCGATCTGCGCGATTCGGGACGCTTGCAGCTGGATGATCCGGTGACGGTACGGCGCGAGGACCTGACGCTGTTCCACCAGCCGATCGCTGCACTGGTGAAGGGTGAGGACGGGTATCAGACGACGGTCGGCGGATTGCTGCAGCGCGCGCTGACGATGAGCGACAATACCGCCAACGATCGGCTGTTGCGCTTCGTTGGGGGCCCAAGCGCCGTGCGCGCGTTCCTGCAGCGCAAGGGGCTGGACAATATCCGCTTCGGCCCAGGGGAACGGCTATTGCAGGCGCAGACCGCGGGTCTCACCTGGAAGCCCGATTTCGCGCGCGGCAATGCCTTTGCGCAGGCGCGGGCGAAGCTGCCGACGCTCGATCGGATCGCCGCGTTCGAGCGCTACATCTCCGATCCGCCCGACGGCGCGGCGCCGATCGCGATTGCCAACGCGCTCGCCCGGTTGAAACGCGGTGATTTGTTGACGAAGGCGTCGAGCGAGTATCTGATCGGCACGATGGAATCGTCCCATACCGGTAAGCAACGGATGCGTGGCGCGGTCCCGCCGGGGTGGAGCTTCGGCCACAAGACCGGGACCGGGCAGGATCTCGGTCGGCGCACTGCGGGCTATAACGATGTCGGCCTGCTGATCGCGCCCGATGGGCGCTCCTATGCGATCGCGGTGATGATCGGCGACACGCCCAAATCGATTCCCGAACGCCAGGCGCTGATGCAGGCGGTGGTGGCGAGCGTGGTGGCGAACCACGGGTAGCACACGAGTATCCTCCCTTCCCCGTTCGCCCTGAGCTTGTCGAAGGGCAGCGTGCCCCACGTCCTGCGTCGTTTGTCGGGCCGAGGGCTTCGACAAGCTCAGCCCGAACGGATGGGGCCGCATGTCACATCGCACCGGCGCTCGTCCCCCGCAACTCGGGCTTGGGCAAAGCGCATCCCGCTGCTATCCCCCGTCAATGCCGCATCTCTATCTTGTCGATGGCTCGGGTTATATCTTCCGCGCCTATCACCGCCTCCCGCCGCTGACTAACGTGCATGGCGAGCCGGTGGGTGCCGTCTATGGCTATACGACGATGCTGTGGAAGCTTGCCGATGAGCTGCACAAGGCCGACGGGCCGACGCATATGGCGGTGATCCTCGACAAATCGTCGAAGACGTTCCGCAACGATCTGTACGATCAATATAAGGCGCACCGCCCGCCCGCGCCCGAGGATCTGATCCCACAATTCCCGATGATCCGCGATGCCACGCGTGCCTTCTCACTGCCGTGCATCGAGACCGAGGGGCTGGAGGCGGACGACATCATCGCTTGCTACGCCAAGGCCGCGCTGGCGCAGGGTTGGGCGGTCACGATCGTGTCGTCCGACAAGGATCTGATGCAGCTGATCGAGCCCGGGCTCGACATGTACGATACGATGAACAACCGGCGGCTTGGCGCGGAGCATGTCGCGGAGAAATTCCACGGCATCACGCCCGCGCAATTGGGCGATGTGCTCGCGCTGATGGGCGACAGCGTCGATAACGTGCCGGGCGTCACCGGCGTCGGCCCGAAGACCGCGGCGAAGCTGATCCTGGAGCATGGCGACCTCGAAAGCGTGCTCGCCGCCGCCCCGACAATGAAGCCGGGCAAGCTGCGCGACAATCTGATCGAGCAAGCCGCCAATGCGCGGCTGTCGAAGGTGCTGGTCACGCTCAAATGCGACGTGACGCTGCCTGAGCCGCTCGAGGATCTCGAACTCAAGGGCATTCCCGATGCGCCGCTCCGCGCGTTCCTCGAACATCACGGTTTCAAGTCGCTGCTCGCCAAATTGTCGGCGGTCGCCGATGCCCCCGTGACGCCGCACGCACCGACCAAGATCACCCCTGTGGTCGAGGATCCGCCATGCGACCACGATGGCTATGAGACGGTCATCGATGAAAATGCGCTCGACCGCTGGATCACTATCGCGCGGCACCAAGGCTGGATCGCGATCGATACCGAAACGACCGGGATCGACGCGACGCGCGCCGAGCTGGTCGGGGTGAGCATGGCGTTGCACCCCAATCTTGCTTGCTACGTGCCGCTGGGACACGGCGGATCGGGCTTGTTTGCGGAAACCCCGCCGCAGCTCGACCGGGCGGTGGCGTTGGCGAAGCTCAAGCCGCTGTTGGAGGATGCGAGCGTCCTCAAGATCGGGCACAATCTCAAATACGACATGATCGTGCTCGCACGCGCTTATGCCGAAAGCGGCGGCGTGCAGATCGCGCCGATCGACGACACGATCCTGATGAGCTTCGATCTCGACGCAGGGCTGCACGGCCACGGCATGGACGAGCTGGCGGCGACGCATCTCTCGCATAGCTGCATCGCGTTCAAGGACGTGGTTGGCACCGGCAAATCGCAGCGGACCTTCAACGAAATCGATCTCGACGCCGCGACGCGCTATGCCGCCGAAGATGCCGACGTGACGCTGCGGCTGTGGCGGCGCCTCAAGCCACGCCTCGCCGCCGAACAGGCGACGCGGATCTATGAAATGGTCGATCGCCCGCTCGCCGCCGTCATCGCGCAAATGGAGATGCACGGGATCAAGGTCGATGCGGTGCAACTCGCCAAGCTGTCGGCCGAATTCGCGCAGCAGATGGGCGCGCTCGAGGTCGAAATCCACGCGCTCGCCGGTGGCCCATTCACAATCGGCAGTCCCAAGCAATTGGGCGATGTGCTGTTCGAGCGGATGGGGATCAAGGGCGGGCGCAAGGGCAAGTCGGGGGTCTATTCGACCGATGTGACCGAGCTCGAACGGATTGCCGCCGACAAGGATTCGCCGGGCAAGGATATCGCCGCCAAGGTGCTCGATTGGCGGCAATTGTCGAAGCTGAAATCGACCTATACCGATGCGTTGCAAGCGCAGATCAACCCGGCGACGGGGCGGGTGCATACCTCTTACAGCCTGACGGGCGCGCAGACCGGGCGGCTGTCGTCGACCGACCCGAATTTGCAGAACATCCCGATCCGCACCG
Above is a genomic segment from Sphingomonas sp. HMP6 containing:
- the polA gene encoding DNA polymerase I, translating into MPHLYLVDGSGYIFRAYHRLPPLTNVHGEPVGAVYGYTTMLWKLADELHKADGPTHMAVILDKSSKTFRNDLYDQYKAHRPPAPEDLIPQFPMIRDATRAFSLPCIETEGLEADDIIACYAKAALAQGWAVTIVSSDKDLMQLIEPGLDMYDTMNNRRLGAEHVAEKFHGITPAQLGDVLALMGDSVDNVPGVTGVGPKTAAKLILEHGDLESVLAAAPTMKPGKLRDNLIEQAANARLSKVLVTLKCDVTLPEPLEDLELKGIPDAPLRAFLEHHGFKSLLAKLSAVADAPVTPHAPTKITPVVEDPPCDHDGYETVIDENALDRWITIARHQGWIAIDTETTGIDATRAELVGVSMALHPNLACYVPLGHGGSGLFAETPPQLDRAVALAKLKPLLEDASVLKIGHNLKYDMIVLARAYAESGGVQIAPIDDTILMSFDLDAGLHGHGMDELAATHLSHSCIAFKDVVGTGKSQRTFNEIDLDAATRYAAEDADVTLRLWRRLKPRLAAEQATRIYEMVDRPLAAVIAQMEMHGIKVDAVQLAKLSAEFAQQMGALEVEIHALAGGPFTIGSPKQLGDVLFERMGIKGGRKGKSGVYSTDVTELERIAADKDSPGKDIAAKVLDWRQLSKLKSTYTDALQAQINPATGRVHTSYSLTGAQTGRLSSTDPNLQNIPIRTEIGRQIRDAFVAEPGNVLLAADYSQIELRLAAHMADVPALKQAFADGADIHSLTAQELFGEVNRDTRGRAKTINFAILYGISRWGLAGRLDVTADEAQAMIDRYFERFPGIRNYIARTTEEVRENGFTTTLFGRKCHFPRINSKLQHERQGAERAAINAPIQGTSADIIKRAMVRMGPALAEAGLGHVRMLLQVHDELVFELPEGDVAAAKPVIERVMATAAEPAITLDVPLGIEIGTGLSWGAAH
- a CDS encoding serine hydrolase codes for the protein MFRTIAVVSLSVVLAACVRDAGPQVARVAPPPSAPIPVRAPTPPAPRSVTAPAALAASVASLVRGFDGRVGVAVRSIDQGWTVDSNGDLRLPQQSVSKLWVAMTVLDLRDSGRLQLDDPVTVRREDLTLFHQPIAALVKGEDGYQTTVGGLLQRALTMSDNTANDRLLRFVGGPSAVRAFLQRKGLDNIRFGPGERLLQAQTAGLTWKPDFARGNAFAQARAKLPTLDRIAAFERYISDPPDGAAPIAIANALARLKRGDLLTKASSEYLIGTMESSHTGKQRMRGAVPPGWSFGHKTGTGQDLGRRTAGYNDVGLLIAPDGRSYAIAVMIGDTPKSIPERQALMQAVVASVVANHG
- the nadB gene encoding L-aspartate oxidase; this encodes MADAHISDVLIIGSGAAGLTAALNLADRFKVTVLAKGAMNEGSTAWAQGGIAAVLEEGDTFESHIEDTMIAGAGLNDRATVEFVVSQAPAAIARLEELGVPFATEGPVGNRALHLTREGGHSHRRIVHVADATGWAVQEALQRAATDHPNITLVPDMVAIDLATGKHEERYSGAGHVWGVYAVNRATGRVELYTARATILATGGAGRTYLFSTAPRGATGDGIAMAWRAGARVSNMEMMQFHPTCLYNLDVKNFLITEAVRGEGGHLLIPETGYRFMPDFDDRLELAPRDVVARAIDHEIKRLGLDYVHLDISHKGEAFIREHFPNIYEKLMGLGIDMTKEPIPVVPAQHYTCGGIVIDLDGRTDLPGLYAAGECSESGLHGANRLASNSLLECFVFGEACAAHITEHWDDLAVPPAIRPWDESRVEDSDEEVVIKQNWTEIRRFMWNYVGIVRTTKRLERAQHRIRLLTEEVNDYYGHFRVTPDLIELRNLLQTAELIVRSALARHESRGLHYTLDYPDLLPEARDTVLVP